One Gimesia aquarii DNA segment encodes these proteins:
- the alaS gene encoding alanine--tRNA ligase, producing the protein MKTDELRESYLSFFEEKGCVRRPSDVLVPRDDRTVLFTPAGMNQFKNQFLGVGKLEFTRATTCQMCLRTGDIQNVGVTPYHHTFFEMLGNFSFGDYFKREAIHWAWEYLTDKKWLGLDSNLLSVTVYQDDDEAYNIWHDEIKVPSNRISRENEHENFWPAGAPSLGPDGVCGPCSEIFYHPNGGKDNVEIWNLVFTQFNRVGDPPDNLKPLPKQNIDTGMGLERTASVLQGVPSNFEIDTLKKLCLAAGDAVGTNYQFESAAGRPLRRISDHVRAVTFSIHEGVNPGSEKESYVVRQLLRRALLEGYLLGKHEPFLFQIVPSVVEIMKAPYPDIAKTVENAQRIIKEEEEQFLGVIGKGLTRFEGFVKNAEKNGLSKISGEEVFDLHQTDGFLIELTEALAAKNNLSVDRAEFDTLMQRHKEGSGSGAFLDSVMSEGPLTALHKTTSDTVFKGYETTEADAKVVGIIAEDRLVESLVEKGHAHPVVLVLDQTPFYAEAGGQVGDTGFIESDDIHFEVINTQKNGGLILHIGHLLKGKLDQGQTLKATVTEPRRSGIQRAHSATHLLHHGLQSVLGQNAMQRGSKVEEDMLRFDFSHSKSLTSEEISQIEDIINQRISEGANVTTELMKLQVARDLGAMALFGEKYPDNVRVVRMGDFSIELCGGTHLSNTGQVGLCKIVSEEPVAKGVRRIHALTGPKALEKTRNTEKLLQEIAVQLKAPRVDELPHRIAHLQDELRETKKQLLKFSSKSLASTADKLLENAATVNDVKIVAYYAKDASRDQLRELADHLRKKGKHVALILGTVIDDKVALMAAVNQYLVKQGLKAGDCVKAAAQVVGGGGGGRPDMAEAGGKHPEKLEEALSTGSSYYRNKLEG; encoded by the coding sequence ATGAAAACAGACGAACTTCGCGAAAGTTATCTCTCCTTCTTTGAAGAAAAAGGATGTGTTAGACGACCTTCAGATGTATTGGTCCCACGTGATGACCGTACCGTGCTATTCACTCCCGCAGGAATGAATCAATTTAAAAATCAGTTTCTGGGTGTTGGTAAACTCGAATTTACCCGAGCTACAACCTGCCAGATGTGCCTGCGCACTGGAGACATTCAAAATGTGGGAGTGACTCCCTACCACCATACATTTTTTGAGATGCTCGGAAATTTCTCATTTGGCGATTACTTTAAACGTGAAGCAATTCATTGGGCCTGGGAGTACCTGACTGATAAAAAATGGTTGGGTCTGGATTCTAACCTGCTATCTGTAACGGTCTACCAGGACGATGATGAAGCTTACAATATCTGGCACGATGAAATTAAAGTTCCCTCGAATCGAATCAGCCGTGAAAATGAACACGAAAATTTCTGGCCTGCAGGTGCACCCTCCTTAGGCCCTGATGGTGTCTGTGGTCCTTGCAGTGAAATTTTTTATCATCCTAATGGTGGAAAAGATAATGTAGAAATCTGGAACCTTGTTTTCACTCAATTCAATCGCGTGGGAGATCCCCCTGATAATTTAAAACCACTTCCTAAACAAAATATCGATACTGGCATGGGATTAGAGCGTACAGCCTCGGTCCTGCAAGGAGTCCCCAGTAACTTTGAAATTGACACTCTCAAAAAACTCTGTTTGGCAGCCGGCGATGCTGTGGGAACGAATTATCAATTCGAATCAGCAGCAGGTCGCCCGCTCCGCCGTATCTCAGACCACGTTCGCGCTGTCACCTTTAGTATTCATGAAGGCGTGAATCCAGGCAGTGAGAAAGAGAGTTATGTTGTTCGGCAGTTACTACGCCGTGCACTCTTGGAAGGCTATCTATTAGGAAAACATGAACCATTTCTATTCCAGATTGTCCCGTCCGTAGTCGAGATCATGAAAGCACCTTATCCGGATATAGCAAAAACGGTTGAAAATGCGCAGCGCATCATCAAGGAGGAAGAAGAACAATTTCTGGGTGTCATTGGAAAAGGACTGACACGCTTCGAAGGATTCGTCAAAAATGCCGAAAAGAACGGGCTCTCAAAAATCTCTGGCGAAGAGGTCTTTGACCTTCATCAGACAGATGGATTTCTAATTGAACTCACTGAAGCACTCGCTGCCAAAAATAATCTTTCCGTAGACCGTGCTGAATTTGATACTCTGATGCAGCGACATAAAGAAGGCAGTGGTAGTGGTGCCTTTCTAGACTCAGTCATGTCAGAAGGTCCATTAACGGCATTACACAAAACGACCAGCGATACGGTTTTTAAAGGCTACGAAACCACAGAAGCAGACGCAAAAGTTGTTGGGATTATTGCTGAAGACAGGCTAGTGGAATCACTCGTTGAAAAAGGACACGCCCACCCTGTTGTACTAGTGCTTGATCAAACTCCCTTTTATGCAGAAGCAGGTGGACAAGTAGGCGATACCGGTTTCATAGAATCAGATGACATACATTTTGAAGTCATTAACACACAGAAAAATGGTGGATTGATTCTTCACATCGGACACCTTTTAAAGGGTAAACTCGATCAGGGACAAACACTAAAAGCAACAGTAACTGAGCCCCGGCGATCAGGAATTCAACGTGCCCATTCGGCAACGCACTTGTTACACCATGGTCTTCAATCAGTTTTAGGCCAAAACGCAATGCAACGCGGGTCGAAAGTTGAAGAAGATATGCTCCGCTTTGACTTCTCGCATAGCAAGTCACTGACTTCAGAAGAAATCAGTCAGATTGAAGATATCATCAATCAGCGTATCTCAGAAGGTGCCAATGTCACGACAGAGCTGATGAAACTTCAAGTTGCCCGCGATCTTGGTGCAATGGCTCTGTTCGGTGAAAAATATCCAGACAATGTGCGTGTCGTCAGAATGGGAGATTTTAGCATTGAACTTTGTGGGGGCACTCACCTGTCTAATACAGGGCAAGTGGGTCTCTGCAAAATTGTGAGCGAAGAACCTGTTGCCAAAGGCGTTCGACGTATTCACGCCCTGACAGGTCCTAAAGCACTGGAAAAAACGAGAAATACTGAAAAACTGCTCCAGGAAATTGCCGTGCAACTCAAAGCACCGCGAGTGGACGAACTACCTCATCGCATTGCACACTTGCAGGATGAACTACGCGAAACTAAAAAGCAGCTCTTGAAGTTTTCCAGCAAATCACTGGCCAGTACTGCCGATAAACTACTGGAAAATGCTGCCACTGTAAACGATGTAAAAATTGTTGCATATTATGCAAAAGATGCTTCGCGAGACCAGCTACGTGAATTAGCAGATCATCTGCGTAAAAAAGGAAAACATGTTGCCCTGATCTTGGGTACCGTTATT